GAGGTGAAGTCGAGCAGCTCGCGACCGCTCTCGGTGAACACCGAGGTGCCTGCGGCGCGAGCGATGACCTCCGGCAGGAAGGGGTTGCTGCCGGAGTAGCGGATGAGATGGCGGGCCGGGTCGGCGAGGGCTCTCTCGGTAGGCATGTCGCCGACGGTAGGGACGGACCGCTGCGCACGTCCATCGCACAGATCACACGCTTCTGTTCGGCAGAACCGTACAGTCGTGAGCGTGCTCAGCTCATGGCGACTGCGGCTGCTCAGCCTGCTCGACACCCTTGGCACCGTCCGCGCGGTCGCCGAGACCCTGCACCTGAGCGCCTCGACGGTGTCCCAGCAGTTGGCCGTGCTGGAGGCCGAGACCCGATGCACGCTGCTGGAGCGGACCGGCAGGCGCGTCCGGCTGACCCCGGCCGGTCTCCTGCTGGCTCGCCGGGGCCGCGAGATCCTGGACCAGATGGCCGAGGCCGAGTCCGAGCTGCGCGCCCTGAACGACGAGCCCATCGGCACCGTCCGGCTCGGGGTGTTCCAGAGCGCGATCTACACCCTCGCGGTGCCGACGGCGACGCGACTGGCGGCTACCCATCCGCATCTGCACCTCGAACTGATCGAGTCGGAGCCGCACGAGAGCGGGCCCGCCCTGCGGGCCGGGGAGGCGGACGTCATCGTGACCACGACCGACTACTCCGGGCTCGAGTGGGGGGCGGACCTGGAGATCATTCCGCTGGGGATCGACACGATCGTGCTGGTGCTGCCGCGCGGACACCCGCTCACCCGCCGCACGACGGTGAACCTTGCGGCGTGTGCGGAGGAGACCTGGGCAGTCGACCGACCTCGGTCGTACATGGCGGATTTGACCACGCGGCTGTGCCGAGAGTCGGGCTTCGAACCTCGAGTGGCCTGCCGGTTCAGTAACACGCTGATGCTGTTGCACCACGTCGAGTCGTGCCGGTCGATCGCTCTGCTCCCCGCGCTGGCTGTCACGCCGGCCCACGACGTCGTCACCAGGGAGCTGAGCACGCCGGTCCATCGCAACATCACCATCGTGGTGCGGCGGGGTGCCACGCAGCGCGCGGCGGTGAACGCGGTCGTCGCGGCGCTCCGCGATCATCCCGTGATCCCGGCACTGGCCGCGCCGAACCAGCGACTCGGCCGGGAGCAGGGCTAGCCAGGGAGCAAGGCAGGCCCAGGGGCAAGGCCGCCGGGACCGCATCGCCTGCGGCGGGGACTCAGAATACGACGTCGATGTCGCACGACGGAGTGACGACGAGCTGTCTCGACATTGCGAATTCCGCCGACGACAGCGCTCGAATCGATTGCTGTACCAAATCAGTCGATGATCTCTCTGCTGGGAAGCCCTCCGTGCGGTAAATGGCCAAGCCTATTCCATGGCGCCGTCCGAGAACGCCGGGTCCTCGTTCTGCTGAGCGGTGTTTGCGTGAATCGTGGTGCGGTACTGTGACTCGGAATTTGAGCATTCTCGACTCCGCAGTCACCGCTGTTTCGTGCCGAGCTTTCGAACTCCGCCGATACGTCATGCTGTCGACTTCGCCGCCACCCTGTGCGCGACTCTGTCGTGCGCCTGTCGGAATCGTCGGGAAGGCGCACAACTCGGGCTGATCCCGAGGTCGTGTCCCACGGACGACCGGGTCCGAGGGCTGCCTGCTGGGCCGTCTGGTCCGCCGTGCCTGGTGTACTCGACCTAATGCGAAGTGATCCGGACGGCTCATTCCGACGGAGCCGCCCGGGCACGGAGGCGGGCGGGTTCGATGATCAAATTCGCCCCCGCCGCAGCTCCGTACGAGGTCGTCGTGGGTCTCGGCGAGGAGATCGGTCCGGTGGACTGCGCGAAGATGATGAACTCGCCTTCGCGCAGCGCCCGCCGAGGGCGTTCTCTCTTCACCGGCTGCTCGCGCAGCCTCTCGTGATCTACCCGGCGGTGGAACCGGCGAATAAAAGACGACGCGAATGAATGCATCGATATGACGGCCTGATCGAACGCGGTGAATAAATGCCGAGGTGTTCGACGACCATTGGTCAGGCGGGTGAAAGGGCAGCCTGTGCTGTCCGTTCGGGCAGCCCGAGATGTGCCGGGG
The Actinoalloteichus fjordicus DNA segment above includes these coding regions:
- a CDS encoding LysR substrate-binding domain-containing protein yields the protein MLSSWRLRLLSLLDTLGTVRAVAETLHLSASTVSQQLAVLEAETRCTLLERTGRRVRLTPAGLLLARRGREILDQMAEAESELRALNDEPIGTVRLGVFQSAIYTLAVPTATRLAATHPHLHLELIESEPHESGPALRAGEADVIVTTTDYSGLEWGADLEIIPLGIDTIVLVLPRGHPLTRRTTVNLAACAEETWAVDRPRSYMADLTTRLCRESGFEPRVACRFSNTLMLLHHVESCRSIALLPALAVTPAHDVVTRELSTPVHRNITIVVRRGATQRAAVNAVVAALRDHPVIPALAAPNQRLGREQG